From Veillonellaceae bacterium, a single genomic window includes:
- the tuf gene encoding elongation factor Tu, with protein MAKKKFERNKPHVNIGTIGHVDHGKTSLTAAITLTLSKIGGAQFMAYDQIDRAPEEKERGITINTSHVEYETPNRHYAHVDCPGHADYVKNMITGAAQMDGAILVVSAADGPMPQTREHILLSRQVGVPAMVVFLNKADLVDDPELMELVEMEVRELLSSYEFPGDDIPVVSGSAVKALECGCAKAECEWCGKIHELMEHVDAYIPTPERATDKPFLMPVEDVFTITGRGTVATGRVERGAIKVGDTIEIVGMAEKPRSTVVTGVEMFRKLLDQAVAGDNIGALLRGVDRKEIERGQVLAKPASIKPHTKFKAEVYVLTKEEGGRHTPFFSNYRPQFYFRTTDVTGVVNLPEGVEMCMPGDNIQMYIELITPIAIEEGLRFAIREGGRTVGAGVVTSITV; from the coding sequence ATGGCAAAAAAGAAGTTTGAGAGAAACAAGCCACACGTTAATATTGGTACAATAGGCCATGTTGACCATGGTAAGACTTCACTTACAGCAGCTATTACGCTTACGCTTTCTAAAATTGGCGGCGCGCAGTTTATGGCCTATGATCAAATTGACAGGGCCCCTGAGGAAAAAGAACGCGGGATAACCATTAATACTTCCCATGTAGAGTATGAGACGCCTAATCGTCATTATGCTCATGTAGACTGCCCAGGCCATGCTGACTATGTAAAAAACATGATTACCGGTGCAGCCCAGATGGACGGAGCTATTTTAGTGGTAAGCGCTGCTGATGGCCCGATGCCGCAGACGCGTGAGCATATATTGCTGTCCCGTCAGGTTGGTGTTCCGGCTATGGTCGTATTCTTAAATAAAGCTGACTTGGTTGATGATCCGGAGCTTATGGAACTTGTTGAAATGGAAGTTCGTGAACTTTTATCCAGTTATGAGTTTCCAGGTGACGATATTCCGGTAGTTTCCGGCTCTGCAGTTAAGGCACTGGAGTGCGGCTGTGCGAAGGCTGAGTGTGAATGGTGCGGAAAAATCCATGAACTGATGGAACATGTAGACGCTTATATTCCTACGCCTGAGCGGGCTACTGATAAGCCTTTCCTGATGCCGGTCGAAGACGTATTTACAATTACTGGCCGGGGTACTGTTGCCACCGGACGTGTAGAGCGCGGCGCGATAAAAGTCGGTGATACTATTGAGATTGTAGGGATGGCTGAGAAACCCAGATCGACAGTCGTAACTGGGGTTGAAATGTTCCGGAAACTTTTAGATCAAGCGGTAGCCGGCGATAATATCGGCGCTTTGTTGCGTGGCGTTGACCGGAAGGAAATTGAACGCGGCCAAGTACTGGCCAAGCCGGCCAGTATTAAACCACATACTAAATTTAAGGCCGAAGTTTATGTTTTGACTAAAGAAGAAGGTGGTCGCCACACACCGTTCTTTTCTAACTATCGTCCGCAGTTTTATTTCCGGACAACCGATGTTACCGGTGTGGTAAATCTACCTGAGGGCGTTGAAATGTGCATGCCTGGAGATAATATCCAAATGTATATCGAACTTATTACGCCAATTGCGATTGAAGAAGGCTTGCGCTTTGCTATTCGTGAAGGCGGACGTACTGTCGGTGCTGGTGTTGTAACTTCAATAACAGTTTAA
- the rpmG gene encoding 50S ribosomal protein L33 produces MRNAVTLACTECKQRNYQSNKNKKNDPDRIELSKYCKFCKKHTLHKETK; encoded by the coding sequence ATGCGCAATGCCGTGACATTGGCCTGTACTGAATGCAAACAACGCAATTATCAGTCCAATAAGAACAAAAAAAATGACCCGGATAGAATTGAACTAAGCAAGTACTGCAAATTTTGCAAAAAACATACTTTACACAAAGAAACAAAATAA
- the secE gene encoding preprotein translocase subunit SecE has translation MAAQETAVQTSVSRWKKFLREVRAELKKVSWPNKKELLSYTGIVFVSVVVVGALIWIIDTAFTEALKGLIK, from the coding sequence ATGGCTGCCCAAGAGACGGCTGTTCAAACAAGCGTTTCACGCTGGAAAAAGTTTTTGCGTGAAGTTAGAGCTGAACTTAAAAAAGTATCTTGGCCAAATAAGAAAGAACTACTTTCCTATACAGGGATAGTTTTTGTCTCTGTAGTGGTTGTTGGTGCACTGATTTGGATTATTGATACTGCTTTTACTGAGGCGCTTAAAGGGCTTATTAAGTAA
- the nusG gene encoding transcription termination/antitermination protein NusG has protein sequence MESEKKWYVIHTYSGYENKVKANLERKVHSMNMENEVFRVLVPMEDEVEVKDGKKKVTKKKVFPGYVLVEMIVNDRSWYVVRNTPGVTGFVGSGTKPIPLTSAEVKHILKSMGMEETKPKLDIKVGQPVKINSGAFENWTATVLEIHSDRNKLKVLVNLFGRETPVELDFSQVEKI, from the coding sequence ATGGAATCCGAAAAAAAATGGTATGTAATCCATACATATTCGGGATATGAAAATAAGGTTAAAGCCAACCTTGAGCGGAAGGTTCACTCCATGAATATGGAGAATGAAGTTTTCCGGGTACTTGTGCCTATGGAAGATGAGGTGGAAGTCAAGGACGGCAAGAAGAAAGTAACCAAGAAGAAAGTATTCCCGGGTTATGTATTGGTTGAAATGATTGTTAATGACAGGTCTTGGTATGTTGTTCGCAACACACCAGGAGTAACAGGTTTTGTTGGCTCAGGTACTAAGCCTATCCCACTAACTAGCGCTGAAGTTAAGCACATCCTTAAATCGATGGGAATGGAAGAAACTAAGCCGAAACTTGATATCAAAGTCGGTCAGCCGGTGAAGATTAATTCCGGTGCATTTGAGAATTGGACGGCGACTGTCCTTGAAATTCATTCTGATCGTAACAAGCTAAAGGTGCTTGTTAATTTGTTTGGTCGCGAGACTCCTGTCGAGTTAGATTTTTCTCAAGTAGAAAAAATTTAA
- the rplK gene encoding 50S ribosomal protein L11 translates to MAKKVVKLVKLQVPAGKATPAPPVGPALGQAGVNIMAFVKEFNERTAKQAGLIIPVEITVFEDRSFTFVTKTPPAAVLLKKAAGIETASGEPNKKKVAKVNRAKVREIAESKMQDLNAASVEAAERMIEGTARSMGIDVVD, encoded by the coding sequence ATGGCAAAGAAGGTTGTTAAACTTGTAAAATTGCAAGTTCCTGCTGGTAAAGCTACCCCAGCGCCTCCGGTCGGTCCTGCGCTCGGTCAAGCTGGTGTGAATATCATGGCGTTTGTTAAAGAGTTTAATGAAAGAACTGCCAAGCAAGCCGGTTTAATCATCCCGGTAGAAATTACCGTGTTTGAAGATAGATCATTTACATTTGTGACTAAGACCCCTCCGGCTGCTGTTCTTCTCAAAAAAGCTGCAGGTATTGAAACTGCATCAGGTGAACCTAACAAGAAAAAAGTTGCTAAAGTAAATCGCGCTAAAGTACGCGAGATCGCTGAAAGCAAAATGCAAGACCTCAACGCCGCTAGCGTCGAAGCCGCTGAGCGTATGATTGAAGGCACCGCCCGCAGCATGGGCATCGATGTCGTTGACTAA
- the rplA gene encoding 50S ribosomal protein L1 — MPKFGKKYQEAAKLIDDVKLYEPEEAIELVKKTATAKFDETVEVAVRLGVDPKHADQQVRGAVVLPYGTGKTKRVLVFAKGAKAKEAEDAGADFVGAEDMVEKIQGGWTDFDVAVATPDMMGTVGRLGKILGPKGLMPNPKVGTVTMDLTKAINEIKAGKIEYRTDKAGNIHAPIGKASFDNEKLLKNFYTLIDTLIKVKPAAAKGQYMRGVTLSTTMGPGVKVNPLRASGKKD; from the coding sequence ATGCCTAAGTTTGGAAAAAAATATCAAGAAGCTGCTAAGCTTATTGATGATGTAAAGCTCTATGAGCCAGAAGAAGCTATTGAATTGGTTAAAAAAACCGCTACTGCAAAGTTTGACGAAACAGTAGAAGTTGCTGTAAGATTAGGCGTAGATCCTAAACATGCAGATCAACAAGTTCGTGGTGCAGTAGTGTTACCATATGGTACCGGTAAAACTAAGCGCGTTTTGGTATTTGCGAAAGGCGCAAAGGCTAAAGAAGCTGAAGATGCTGGTGCTGATTTCGTCGGTGCAGAAGATATGGTTGAAAAAATCCAGGGTGGTTGGACTGATTTTGATGTAGCAGTTGCTACTCCAGATATGATGGGTACTGTCGGTCGTCTGGGTAAGATCCTTGGTCCTAAAGGTTTAATGCCGAACCCTAAGGTTGGCACTGTTACTATGGATTTGACAAAAGCTATCAATGAGATCAAAGCCGGTAAGATTGAATACCGCACCGATAAAGCTGGTAATATCCATGCTCCGATCGGAAAGGCTTCGTTTGATAATGAGAAGCTCCTGAAAAACTTCTACACCCTGATCGATACATTAATTAAGGTAAAGCCTGCTGCTGCAAAAGGTCAGTATATGCGCGGCGTTACCCTGAGCACTACAATGGGACCTGGCGTTAAAGTCAATCCGCTTCGTGCCAGTGGAAAGAAAGACTAG
- a CDS encoding 50S ribosomal protein L10, whose translation MAVTSEKQALVEELKEKLSNTKGAVLTNYRGLNVAQDTKLRRKLREAGVEYRVIKNTMMRIAAKEVGLEGLEESLEGPTAIAISFTDPVAPAKIISEFVKENKLQALEVKAGLVEGKVIDAQGVKALASLPPREVLIAKALGSMQAPITGLVNVLQGSIRNLVYALDAVRQQKESA comes from the coding sequence ATGGCTGTAACATCAGAAAAACAAGCGTTAGTCGAAGAATTGAAAGAAAAGCTGTCGAATACCAAAGGTGCTGTATTAACCAACTATCGCGGTCTTAATGTAGCCCAGGATACCAAACTGCGCCGCAAACTGCGTGAAGCTGGAGTTGAGTATCGGGTAATTAAAAATACTATGATGCGCATCGCAGCAAAAGAAGTTGGTCTGGAAGGCTTGGAAGAGTCTCTGGAAGGCCCGACCGCTATTGCGATATCTTTCACTGATCCGGTAGCGCCGGCAAAAATTATCTCAGAGTTTGTTAAAGAAAACAAACTTCAAGCCTTAGAAGTAAAAGCTGGTTTGGTAGAAGGTAAAGTTATTGACGCTCAAGGCGTTAAAGCTCTTGCCAGCCTACCGCCGCGCGAAGTGCTTATTGCCAAAGCTCTTGGCAGTATGCAAGCTCCGATTACTGGATTGGTCAATGTCCTTCAGGGATCTATCCGCAACTTGGTGTATGCGCTTGACGCTGTACGCCAACAGAAGGAATCGGCTTAA
- the rplL gene encoding 50S ribosomal protein L7/L12 has translation MTKEEIMQAIENMTVLELSELVKALEEKFGVSAAAPVAVAAAPAAAAAGAAAEEQTEFDVILASAGSSKINVIKVVREVTGLGLKEAKELVDGAPKPVKEKISKADAEALKAKLTEAGATVEVK, from the coding sequence ATGACTAAAGAAGAAATCATGCAAGCGATTGAGAACATGACTGTTCTCGAATTATCCGAACTGGTAAAAGCTCTGGAAGAAAAATTCGGCGTATCCGCTGCTGCTCCTGTGGCTGTAGCTGCTGCTCCTGCTGCTGCTGCTGCCGGTGCTGCTGCTGAAGAACAAACTGAATTCGACGTAATCCTTGCTTCCGCTGGTTCCTCTAAAATCAACGTTATCAAAGTTGTACGCGAAGTTACCGGCTTAGGCTTGAAAGAAGCTAAAGAACTTGTTGACGGAGCTCCGAAACCTGTGAAAGAAAAAATCTCCAAAGCTGACGCTGAAGCTCTTAAAGCTAAGTTGACTGAAGCTGGCGCAACTGTAGAAGTTAAGTAA